From Enoplosus armatus isolate fEnoArm2 chromosome 23, fEnoArm2.hap1, whole genome shotgun sequence:
TGACTATGGCCACCTTTCCAGCAAGGCTGCTTTGAGACATACTCCTTTGGCCAGCAACAGGGTTGGTCCTAAGGCAACTGAATACACTCCTCAACATCACCTGTGAACAGAGAATAGTCAAACATTTTTTATGAAAACACTGGGTAACTAGGGTAAAGGTCATCTGCAGTCTGACAGCAAAGGTGGACAAACTGAATGCTGAGAGACATAAGTTAAGAGTGAATGAAGTTGGGAACCACTTGAACTAATAATACACTTATTGATCCGTGgtgaaacaacagcaatgatAAAGTACTTGGTCGGTATTTACAAAAGCATACTAAGACAACTCAGTTTATGCTTTTACGAAGTGGCTTGTATAAGCAACTAATGCACTTATGGAAATGTGATCAAGAGCATTATCTCACCCTGCAGTTCATGCAAAGTTGAACATGAGGTTGTATACAGCAAGAATTTGTCAAAAGACTCGGTTTGCCTGGACTTTCGACTACCGACGATTCATGTGTCGCTACAGTCAGTATTTTCCGGGTAGAAGTccagctgtcaaaataaaagtctcaaGAAAGCAAGCCCCACGCAATTGGCTGCTCATAATTCAAACGTACAACCAAGTTTGTTCAAACAAGCATGCCATTTATTTAAGGTTTTGTTGCACCGACCGATGATGATTGTAGTGTGGTGcacatatttccttttttcccctcaattTACAGCTTAGTTTTCTGATTAACGACAAAATTCGGACGCCTCTAAACGCAACCAGCAAAAACGAGCCAATCACACAGGCCGTATCTCCCGAGCTGCGGATACCTACGCGATCTCACAGATGTTGGATTGGTGTAAAGGCTAGCACGGACACTCACATTATGCTTAGTAGATCAGTGAATTACGTAAACCTCTGAAGAGGCGGAGATCATTTAGTTGACATCGCAGAAGATGATTGAACGCCGATGGACACAGATTTTCACGCCTGAAAAGAAGTGATTTTACGTATCATAGACTGTACGCCGATGCGAAGTTTATCGGCGATAAGGTAAACAGAAAGGTAATTATTTTATAACGACGGCTTTGGGTGCTTAGGtttgctgaaaaacaaatcGGCTTTAGCGGTATTACCCGGCGGTGCCATTGTTGTTTTGAACTGAACTTTAGCGTTAGCAGCGAAAGACGACGAAGATAACCACTGTTAACATTGCTAACATTATCTAGCTAGTGTTGGTAGCTAAGCTAGGCCGCGACAACatagtttgtcattttagcTACATACTGTTGAAATTAATTGTCATTTAACCTGTATAGCGGTTACACACTCAACtagatattatatatttgatttgatgctaagctaacgttagctttcgCTGAACGGGTTGCATTCAACGTAACGTAACTGGGCGTGGAAAGGATAGACAGGTGTTGCCGCTGCCTGCCCAGCTTTCATTTCACATGTGCTTTGTAACGTATGAGTGGGGAAAACTAACGTTGTTAAAGTTGCTTCGGTGTGCCATAAATGAGCCGTGAAAGGAGCGTGAAAAGCGTTTCTGCGTGGATTGTAGGATCCTCATGAAGGCAGAGACGACGAGGCGCCCGGACTTCGAGATGTGTCCTTCCCAGACCCAGCTGTGCTTCTGCACCGAGTCTCTCTGGCGACCAACACATCCATGGGAACCACAGCTGATCTAGATGGATGACCCCGACTGACCAGGACACTTGAGTTATAGTTTCTCTGAGACATAACTGTTAACTTAGCAacaatgtctgtctctgtgagtaCAGTAATTGTCTCTTTGTTTGTATGAATTTGCATGTAGTCTTGTGATGGTATCACAATGATGGACAAATGTTATCaacttgaaacaaaaaaaaaattataatatgCTGggcatgtttttacttttgtataTTGTCTCACCATATCTTTATATTTTATCAGGACTCTCATTGCCTCCATTACTGTCCTAAGGGGGTCCcacatggctcaatagagccTAGTTATCCCCAGGGGGTTGGTTTAGAAAATGAAAGGGGGCCTGACTCTCTGGCTTTGGCTTGGCAATTAAATCCTAAAGAGCAAGGGACAGATGTGCCTCTcatcccctccccctccctctcatctcGCTCATTACCATTAAGTCCTTGTGTCCATTTGATCATTGATCCTCCCTGACTGTGCCCCTCTTTCTCCCCGCTTCATGATTACTGACACAACTGTGAGTTTTGAGTTCGTCATGATGCtagattttccattttccattttttttgtgttcaccCATCCTTCTcctgttcctctgtctgtcacacgGATGTTTTACGAGATCTTCCCTATTCACTCCTATTCACTCTCCATTCAACGGCTCTAAACAATCAACCTTTTTATACTCCTGACTTGGCATTGCCATGTCAATGTACTTGATTGTTTGTGGTGGGCAGATGTGAGACACTAGCTTGTGTAAATTTAGGCTGTTGATTAAAACCTACTTTCATATggccatagtgtgtgtgtgtgtgtgtgtgtgtgtgtgtgaattaatgAATGGGACGGTCCGTGTTTATGTTTTCTAcccttgtctcctcctctttctcagacGGTATTGGCAAAGGCACTGTTCGACAACACGGCAGAGAGCCCGGAGGAGCTGGCTTTCCGGAAGGGTGACATCCTGATGGTTCTTGAACAACAGCAGAGTGGTGGACCAGGGTGGTGGCTCTGCTCCCTGCATGGCAAACAGGGTATTGCCCCTGCCAACCGCCTTCGACTCCTCCAGACCGCCCCACCCCCAGGCACAGACCCCCGTCATGGCTCTGTTGAGGACTCTGTCTACCTATCGCCTGGTTCCCCACTGGCCCGGACTGCTGTCAGCAGTAGTGCAGAGGACATCGATGGAGTGTATCGCTCTCCACCTGGTGTGGGACGAGGTGCTGCCTCAAGGCCTGGGGAGCTCCGCAGAGTCGAGGGTGGGCGCCCACGCTCACACTCTAGTTCTGGCACCCGACCCAGACCTGACTGGGATATTGGGGTGGTGGGGCGTCCACGCTCACCCTCTCTGAGAGGACGAGGCTCAGAAATGACAGGAACACTTTATCAAACCCCCACTGGATTGCCAAGGGCAGCTGATGACTCAGAGGACACTACATATCTAGTCCCTAGAGAAACACTAACAACAGGACACTCAGACGACTGTTACTTGGTGCCCAAAGGTACACCACTTGCAGGTGACGATGTTTACCAATCCCCAACAGGAGGAGTTGTGGCCACTGCTGCCTGCTCTAATGGCCCCTCCATAGTTGGTGGAACACCTGGTACCCCCCAGCCCAAAGTGAGCCAGGACACACCTGGGATGTATCAAACACCCACCCCTGTGGGGGCAAACCTTCACAGGACTTCAGCCACAGCTTTGGCCCACCAGCACCCATCTCAGTTATCCCCTGCCCAAGCATCTCCCAGATCTCTGCTCAAGGGAATTTCAGCCAACACTGCTGTTGCCAGGGGCAAACCCGGCTTGGCCTGTCACCGGGGGTCCCCTTTGCTTGTCAGAGCAGGGCAGGTCAGGGTTCCTGGATCACCAAATTTTGCCCGCaaacctcctccaccagcacctCCAGTGAGGGGGGTCACCAGGAAAGATGCACAACCAACAGCACCGTCATCAGCTGATTCAAATTCTGTCCCCAAATCCACTGCTCAAGTCACTTCTGCAAGTCTGCAGCAAGAAGTGGACAAACAAAGGGGAACTCCTCAGAGTAAGGAGGAAAGGACGAACAATTGCCTGGAGAAAAGCTGCAATGTGCagaacaaaaaaggagaaaatctgGAATACTCTGATCCTGTGGATGACCAGGTATGTAATGGCTACTTCACTTACCCCACTGTTGAAACTGTTGATCTGCCTAAAaaactgttgttattgttatagcAGGGTTATACATATTTTAACTGCTCCAAAAATGTGAGATTGTGAGTGTAGTGgatttacatatttcattagCATGTttgaaaaatatacaaatttTGTTTGACCTGCCATCATGATTTggttttgtgcttttgttgtctTGGTAGGTGTATGATACCCCTCCCAGTGGCAGGTGGCAGCGTCAAGTCCCAGCTTCccttggtgatgatgatggcatCTATGACACCCCTCGCAGTGTCCCACCGCAAGCTGACTCTGAGACAGAGGTAAAGAAAACACTTCTACATGTGACATACATATACTAGTCTTTTTTCTGACAGTGAAATGGTAATCCTTAACAAAGTTATGATTTACTAAAACGTGGTAAAGCGGTGTGTTCAATTCATGTCTGTACAAGTGAAGCAATTCATCAACATGAGATGACTATCAAACACCCTGTCACCATTTCTTCCCACATTCCACCAtcagtctgtctccctgcccCCCTTCAAGGCAAGGCcacacctgtctctgtctgctgtgggaGCCTGTCTATCCAGTCCAAATGCTGCTGCTATTTTCTCTCAGGCACACCCATCTGTCAGGGCCATACCAAGGCCATACCACCAGCACCCTGCCCCCAGTGGTCTCCCCTTTTAATGTTACTTGAATGTGCCTGCCAGCTGCTGgattcttttttcctctttgcccGCAAGTGCTGTATGTGAACTGCAGACTCATTGCTTTTCCACTTTTTAAGGGAGCGAATGTGTCCCACTTTAACCAGTTCAGTCTGATCACCCATGAACATGCCAGGTTTAAAGTCTTCTACACTCACAGTACGCAACATTGTATTGTTACAAACTCTATCTACAGTATTGTGGATGGATTTGGCCTCAACTGCGTCATTGCTCCATCATTGACCGTACTATCTTATGGCACAATTTATACATTGAGTCCCGGTCGTATCGAAATTATCCTCTGTCCACACAATCATATAGTGAACAATACACTCGATTTCAAAACATtccttctgtcttcttctcccCTTGTAGGTCTATGATGTTCCCACCATCACTCTAAATGTGTCCACATCAGATGTCCAGCCTGATGAAGGTGATGACGATGTATACAGTGTTCCTACACTTCCAGGTGTGCCTCAGGGCCCATGCGAGTCCACTACCAGCCTCTCTGGTGAGGATGCCTCCCAGGTTGGGCAGGTCTACCGTGTCCCTGGACCTGAGAAACGAGCCAGCAGTGGAAATCATAACCGGGACTCTTCTGAGCCTGACTGTGGCATCTATGACATGCCTGCTTTGACTGTGGATGTCCTCCCTCACTCTttgtcatcctcctccacctctacTCGCCGCCTCTCCGTTTCAAGTAACGGTTCAGGTGATGTGCAGTGGAGAGCCTCGCTTTCCAGCCTTGTCCACTCAGTGCTGAGCACAGCCTCCTGCTCCGCCTCCACTCTTTCGTCACGGGACCTGGCAACTTCGTTGGCTGAAATCCTGTCGACCTGGAAAGCCAATCATTCAGATGATCCTCC
This genomic window contains:
- the efs gene encoding embryonal Fyn-associated substrate; this translates as MSVSTVLAKALFDNTAESPEELAFRKGDILMVLEQQQSGGPGWWLCSLHGKQGIAPANRLRLLQTAPPPGTDPRHGSVEDSVYLSPGSPLARTAVSSSAEDIDGVYRSPPGVGRGAASRPGELRRVEGGRPRSHSSSGTRPRPDWDIGVVGRPRSPSLRGRGSEMTGTLYQTPTGLPRAADDSEDTTYLVPRETLTTGHSDDCYLVPKGTPLAGDDVYQSPTGGVVATAACSNGPSIVGGTPGTPQPKVSQDTPGMYQTPTPVGANLHRTSATALAHQHPSQLSPAQASPRSLLKGISANTAVARGKPGLACHRGSPLLVRAGQVRVPGSPNFARKPPPPAPPVRGVTRKDAQPTAPSSADSNSVPKSTAQVTSASLQQEVDKQRGTPQSKEERTNNCLEKSCNVQNKKGENLEYSDPVDDQVYDTPPSGRWQRQVPASLGDDDGIYDTPRSVPPQADSETEVYDVPTITLNVSTSDVQPDEGDDDVYSVPTLPGVPQGPCESTTSLSGEDASQVGQVYRVPGPEKRASSGNHNRDSSEPDCGIYDMPALTVDVLPHSLSSSSTSTRRLSVSSNGSGDVQWRASLSSLVHSVLSTASCSASTLSSRDLATSLAEILSTWKANHSDDPPPPLQQTWARLADLLPALSAIGNAPPSEGLLLLVQRSLEESALLLQAQGRPRLPSQESLSRRPLPALPVPDGKSSGGGMGSRKGSWIQERPLPPTPQPAFPLPPTPSTVTLTVGPIDGEDDPSNEYAGIGLTPIPAPVPTGDSVGYVKLQGKPEPPHDVLTENGQIQTITAEPRLTPSPALPVSLSLEDSELLSFYSSQSLAHLSCLADAIDVLFSSVQGNQPPRIFVARGKSLIVTAHKLVFIGDTLSRLLTSADLRAKITTSGGRLCQALKSVVVATKGAAQNYPSVSATQEMVDRVAELSQQAAGFSTLLQRLAEISS